In the genome of Candidatus Firestonebacteria bacterium RIFOXYD2_FULL_39_29, the window ATATTAGGGTCCATCCTTTAAGGGGTCTTTCTTGGGAAACTCTATATTTTAGCTTAAATCTTTAGGTATTTTCTCTTCGTATCCGACTTTCCAGATTTCTTTTGCGTATTCCTTTATTGTTCTGTCGGAAGAGAATTTTCCGGATTTTGCTACGTTGGTGATGGACATTTTTGCCCAGTTTTCTCTGTCTGTGTAAAGGGTTGATACGGCTTCCTGAGCTTTTTCATACTGGTCAAAGTCCGCGCAAATATAAAACCTGTCATTGTTCAATATGGAGTTTATAAGCGGGTCAAAGATGCCGAACTCCTGCAAAGAAAAATGGTTATTACGGAGGAGATTAAAGACCTCGGTAAGACCGGAAGAACAACGGACAAATTCTCCGATATCATACCCTTGCTTCCTGATCTTTTCTATATCTTCCACTGATTTGCCGAATATGAATATATTCTCTTTTCCGACTTCTTTTGCAATCTCAATATTAGCCCCGTCCCAGGTTGCGATGGTTAAAGCCCCGTTCATCATAAATTTCATACAGCCGGTGCCTGAAGCCTCTGTCCCTGCTGTGGAGATCTGCTCGGACAGGTCGCTTGCAGGAAATATCTTTTGCGCCAGCGAAACGCGGTAGTCTTCCAGGAAAACTACTTTTATTTTATCTTTGATATCTTTATCATTATTTATTACATCTGCCATGCTGTTAATGAATTTTATTGTGAGTTTTGCCATGGCGTAACCCGGAGCTGCTTTGCCTCCGAAGATGAAAGTCCTGGGTATAAAGCTGTGATCAGGCTGTCTCTTAATTTTCAAATACTGGGAAATTATAAAGAAACAAAGCATGGTCTGTCTTTTGTATTCGTGTATCCTTTTTACCTGCACGTCAAAGATAGAATCCGGGTCTATTATAATGTTGTTATGTTTCATTATATAATTTGACAGATCCACTTTGTTTTCTCTCTTTATTATCTGCCAGCGTTGTCTGAATGCAGGATCTTCACGTTTTGGCAGCAGTTTTTCCAGTTCATAAAGGTTTGTTGTCCATTTATTGCCTATGGCTTCAGTAATCAGCTTACAAAGCCGGGGGTTTGCCTCGAGAAGCCATCTTCTTTGGGTTATGCCGTTTGTCATATTTGTGAATTTCTCCGGAAACATCTCGTAGAACTCCTTGAATACGTAACTTTTAAGGAGTTCGGAGTGCAGTTCTGAAACTCCGTTGACTTTGTGACTGCAAACAATGCAAAGAAACGCCATACGTACCAAATCCGGATTTGACTCTTCAATTAAAGACATTCTTGCTGCTTTACCTTCGTCGCAGGGGTATTTCTTTCTTACCTCCGCAAGGAAATCCGCGTTAATCTCATAAATTATCTGTAAATGTCTGGGGAGCAGCTTTCCGAATAGATCCACGGACCATTTTTCAATTGCTTCAGGCATTACGGTATGATTGGTATAGGCAAATACTTTTCTTACGATCTCGAGCGCCTTTTCCCAGTTTACAAGTTCTTCATCTACCAGGATGCGCATCAGTTCTGCTATAGCAAGGGCGGGATGAGTGTCATTAAGCTGGATAGCTATGAGATCGCCAAGTTGTGTAATATCTTTATTTTCTTTTTTGTAGCGTCTTAAAATATCCGAAATAGATGCGGCTGTCAGAAAATACTCCTGTTTCAAACGGAGCTCTCTTCCTCTAAAAAAGTCGTCGTTCGGATAAAGAACTTTTGAAATATTTTCCGAAGTGACCTTGTTATATACGGCTCTTTCGTAATCTCCGTAGTTAAAATGGTTAAAATTAAAATCTTCCGTGCTTTTTCCGGCCCAGAGGCGCAGGGTGTTTACTTTGTCGTTTTTATAACCCGGAATAAGAATGTCGTAAGGCATGGCCAGTACATCTTCCGTGTCGCCCCATTTTGCGGCAAGTTTGGCGTTGTTCTGGGACATGAGAGATTTTCCGTAAAATTTTATAGTTACGCAATTTTCGGGTCTTGCAAACTCCCACTGATTATCCCTTTTTAACCATTCATCAGGGTATTCCACCTGATTACCGTTTATTATCTTCTGCTTGAATATTCCGTAGTCATATCTTATTCCGTAGCCGTGGGCCGGAATTGCGAGTGTTGCCATAGAATCAAGAAAACAAGCGGCAAGCCTTCCTAACCCGCCATTTCCAAGCCCTGCATCCGTTTCCTGTTCTTCAAGCTCTTCAAAATTTAAAGAGAGTTTTCCCAAAGCTTCTTTAGTGATTTTGTCCAGATCAAGATTTATCATATAATTGCTGAGGAGACGGCCGATCAAAAACTCCATAGAAAGATAGTAAACCCGTTTTGTGTTCTTATTGTGGTACTCTTCCTGGGTTGCCAGCCATTTTTCTACCAGACGGTCTCTGATAGCCATAGCGAGAGATTTGAAATTGTCGTACTCTGTAGCCGTGTATCTGTCTTTTGCAAGTGTGTACTGCCTGTTATATAAGAAAGAAGTACCTATACTTTCAGCAGTAAGCGGTTTTTTCTTTGCAACCCAGACATCCTGAGTATGCGCTTGTTCGTTTTTCATAAAAAGACCTCATTCAAAATAGGATTTACCAAGCAACAGTTTAGATTATACAGGGATAGAAGAAAAAAATCAAGGCGGACGTTGACCTGGAAAACCTACAAAAAAATGTTGCTAACCCCTCCTGCGCTAAGGCTTCTGAGGGTAAACTTTGCTAGCGCTTTAGACTAACACGGTATTAATATATTTAATAACTCTAAAAAAAGGACGATTATTGGTTGACAAGATGTATATTGTTATAGTATACTGATTGTGTGAATAATATCAGAGTGGTTTCGGATATAGCCGGATTTGATTGGGATGAGGGTAATAAAGAAAAGAACTGGGAAAAACACAAGGTACTTGCTTCTGAATGTGAGCAGGTGTTTTTCAATCAGCCATTAATTGTTTTGGATGATAATAAACATTCATCAATGGAGAAAAGATACTTTTCTTTAGGAAAGACTGACAATGACAGAAAATTGTTTATTGTCTTTACGGTAAGAAAAGGCTTATTAAGGGTTATATCGGCAAGAAATATGAGTATTAAAGAGAGGAAAATATATGAAAAAAGCTAAAATAATCAAATATTCATCCTCAGAAGACAGGGAACGGGAATATTGGGCGGTAAATGACTCCGCCGAGATTTTGGATTGGAGTAAAGCCAAAAAAACGGTTTTTCCAAACCTCAAACCCGGTTATTCCAGTATTTCGCTGCGCTTACCCAGGATACTGCTTGAAGAATTGAAAATGATTGCCAATAAAAGAGATGTTCCATACCAGTCCTTGATGAAGATCTTCCTTGCTGAGTGCGTGAAAGAAGAACTGGTAAAGAAGTAGAATGAAGAAGCTTCTGAATATAATAATTTGTCTCCTATTCTGGGTTTCAATATTGTTTGCGCAAACCATTAGTGAAAAACCTCAGGTTACAAGTGATCAGAACATTGAAAAGGTGCTAAAAGAGTTCTTTGAATTTACGGAAAAAAGCAAGAGTAAGGATACTGAAGTAGAAGCGTTGTTAAAAGAGTTTAGGAAAAAGCTTGATGATAAAAAGTTAAATATTTTTACCGGTGAAAGCAAGGATGATATATTTTTCGAATATCCGGTTGCAGCTGATGGTGTAAGTATAAATATAAACGGTTGTTTGTTGTATTCCTATCAGAAGAACCCTTCAATAATGTATTCGTCTTTAATTTTACTGGCAGCGAAAAATAATTATAACAATAAAAATTACGATTCTAAAATAGAAGAAATCGGCTGTTTGTTAAAATGCTGTGAATTACAGGCGAAGTTTGTTGATAAATATCTTTCGAAGAGCAAAATGAAACTAACTCCTTATGAAAAGGCTCTCCTTGCAAGTTATAGGGATAACAATTTATATGATTTTATGTTTAAATATTATGCGATTGACGCCGAATGGCTGGATTACCTTAAAGAGGTTTTTTCTTCGGAAAGTACGGCAAATGGGAAGTTAAAACAACTAAGAGATATTGGAGAAAAGAAGATAGAAGAGTCTAAACTAAAGCTAAAAGAAGGAGCTTCCGAAGAAGAGATATATAATGCTCTTGTAATGCCAGCTATGTACTGTGAGCTTGTACCATATTATGTATATACTTTATCTGACGGAAATAAGTCAGGGAAGGCTCCGGAAGAATTTGACTGGGCAGCTGTTGATCCGAAACTTGCAGAGACAATGCAAAAACTTAAAGAAACAGTAAAACCGTTTTTAGCCGGGTTGAAATATCGGGATAAACTAAGAGAAAATATAGGAAAGATTTTAGTGCAAAAGTGAGTGTAAAAGTTTACAATAATCCTATGATCAATGAAGTCAAAGAGAAAAAAAGACGCGGGCAGCTCAAGGCTATGCTGGACAGCATGGTGGAGGGTGTTATTGTCCTTGACACCTCCGGAAAGCTGACACTGGTAAATAAAACTTTTGAAGAAATATTTAAAATAAAAGAAGAACAGGTGCTTGAGCATGCATTAATAGAAGCTGTGAGAAACCCGGAGTTGGACTCTTTTTTAAAGGAAGCACTGGAAACACAAAGAACTAGAGAGATCGAACTTGAAATGATCACGCCTGTTGAACGTGTTTTTAAGATACGCGCGGCTTTTTTTGGAAAGGAAGAAGAGGGAAAGAAAGGTCTGATTGCAGTATTCTACGATGTAACGGAGATACGTAAACTGGAGAGGTCCAAGACGGATTTTGTCGCCAATGTTTCTCATGAATTAAGAACTCCCCTTGCTTCAATAAAAGGTTTTACGGAGACTTTACTTGACGGCGCTTTGGAGGATAAAGAAAATAACAGGAAATTCCTTCTTATTATTCAGGAAAATGTAAGCCGGCTTGACCGGTTGATCAGTGATATCCTGGAATTATCAAAGATGGAATCTTCACCGTTAAAACCGGAAAAGGACTTTTTTGATATCAAAGAAGCCGTTGATAAAGCAGTGGAAATTCTCAGACCTAACTCTAAAAAGAAAAATATTAAAATAGAGATAAAAATAACGGAAAAATTTCCACGGGTCTACGCGAATAAAGATATGCTGGAACAGGTGTTTATTAACTTGCTGGATAATGCCTTGAAGTTCAATAAAACAAAAGGTTCTGTAATTGTTGAAGCAGAAGAAACCCCTGCGGGTATAAAAGTTTCGGTAAAGGATACCGGTCTTGGTATTCCGGAGGAAGATCACCCAAAAATATTTGAACGGTTCTACCGCGTAGATAAAGGAAGGTCCAGAGAGCTTGGAGGGACAGGACTCGGGCTTGCGATAGTAAAACATATAATCGAGCTGCACGGCGGTACTGTAGGTATGGAAAGCAAGATCAACGAAGGTTCGGAATTTTATTTTATTCTTCCTAAGGAATAATTATGGCAAAAGAAAAAATACTTATAGTTGACGACGAGAAAGATATTGTTGAACTTGTTAAGTACCATGTTGAAAAAAGCGGGTACAAGGCGCTTACCGCGGGAAGCGGCGGAGAGGCTCTGGATATTGCGGCGAAACAGCAGCCGGCACTAATTGTCCTGGATATAATGCTTCCGGGTTTCGACGGTTATGAGGTTTGCAGGATATTAAAGAGAAATGAGAACACAAAAAATATACCTATAATTATGCTAACCGCAAAAGCTGCGGAAGAGGATACTGTGACAGGACTCAAAGCCGGTGCCGATGATTATCTCAGCAAACCATTCAGTCCGAAAATACTAATGGCCAGAATAGATGCGGTTCTTCGCAGGTCAAAGCAGAGTGAAAGCAGTGCCGATGTCTTGACTGAGTGCGGGATCAGTATAAATCTAACCGGTTATGAAGCAACTTTGGACGGGAAACTAATTCCCCTGACAAAAATAGAGTTTTCACTGCTTTCTTTTCTCATGAAAAATAAAGGTAAGGTGTATAATCGCGAGCAAATAATCAGCGGGGCCTGGAGTTATGAGACAGCTATTGTTGACCGAGCTGTTGATGTTCATATCCGCCATTTAAGGGAAAAATTCGGCAAATCGGGAAAACTCATCAAAACCGTACATGGGGTAGGGTATAAATTCTCTTCCTGACGTAATTCTTTACAATTCCTTAACATCAGCTTAATACTTCCTTAACACCTCTTATGTATAATGCTTTTATGAAAAGTAAAAGTTTGCATATCTTTGCCGCCTGTCTCTGTTTTCTTGCTGCCGGCTGCAGTAAGGAGAGTCGGGATAAAGCGGCGCTTGCCAAAAGTAAAAGCATTCAGATAAAAGGTTCCGACACCATCGTTAATCTTGTCCAGAAATGGGCTGAAGATTTCTCCTTAAAAGATGATACAATCAACATCGGTATTACCGGAGGCGGGTCGGGTACGGGTTTTGCTGCTCTTATAAACGGGACTTGCGATATTGCAATGTCTTCGAGGAGTATTGAAGAAGCTGAGACTAAACAATCCGAAGAAAACAAAATTTATCCTTTTGAATATAAAGTAGGTTTGGACGGGCTTATGGTAATTGTAAACCCGAAAAATACGGTAGGGGAGCTGACGCTGGCTCAAGTTCGGGATATTTTCATGGGTACAATCAAAAACTGGAAAGAGCTCGGCGGGCCGGATAAAAAAATAGTCATTCTTTCGCGTGAGAGTAACTCAGGAACGCATATGTTTTTTAAGGAGCATGTTATAAGAAAGGGTGATAAGAAAAGTAAAGATGAGTTTTCTCCCAGAGCCCTTCTGATGTCCTCTTCTCAAGCAATAGTCAATGAAGTAGTTCAAAATCCTAATGCGCTGGGTTATGTCGGTATAGGTTATATGTCTCCGGAATTAAAAGCTATAGCAATTGCCAAGAAAAAAGGCGACAAATATGTCAGTCCGGATATTGATAGCGTATTAAGCGACAGATATCCTATATCACGGCCGCTTTTTCTGTATGCGAGCTCAAAAGATAATAAACTGGTGAATGAACTTATTGCTTATTCTCTGTCCGATGAAGGCCAGAGGACAGTTAGAAAACTTGACTTTGTTCCGCTCCGAAAACTTGACCGAAATTAGATGTGTTTTGGAGCTGATGACACAGATAAAAAATAGCGATGGCACAGATAAATAAAAATGATTATTATGAGGGTAAAATGATTAGCAGGAAAATTACGGATTCAATAATAGAAAAGCTGATATTTGCTTCCGGTATTGCCGCAATTATTCTTGTCTCCTTGATATTTTTCTTTCTACTCCGGGAAGGTCTTGGATTTTTTGCTCAGTATAGTATAAAAGATTTCCTTTCGGGGCATTACTGGTACCCCACTTCAAAACCTGCAGGTTTTGGAATACTCTCTCTTATCATGGGCTCTGTATTTGTAACTCTCGGAGCCGCTGTTATTGCCGTCCCGGTCGGAGTTATGGCCGCTTTTTACATCTCTGAAGTTGCTCCCGTGTCAGTCAGGGATATTTTAAAGTCCGGTATTGAGCTTCTTGCAGCCATCCCGAGCGTGGTTATCGGTTTTATCGGTATGGTAACTCTGGTGCCGTTTGTCAGAGTAATGTTTGATATACCTACCGGTCTTTCCGCATTTTCAGGTTCGCTCATGCTTGCTTTTATGGCGATGCCTACCATTGTCTCTATCTCCGAAGATGCTATTCGTTCCGTTCCCTGGACTTACAAAGAAGCGGCTCTTTCCCTCGGAGCCACAAAATGGCAGACAATGTACAGAATAGTTTTGCCTGCGGCGGCTCCCGGAATACTTGCGGCTGTGATGCTTGGCATAGGCCGGGTTATAGGTGAGACCATGGCTGTAATGATGATAACAGGAAATGCGGCGGCGATCCCGGAATCTATCTTTGATCCGGTCCGCACTATGACGGCTACGATCGCAGCCGAGATGGGTGAGACCGTGAAAGGAAGCATGCATTACAAAGGCCTGTTTGCCATCGGACTGGTCCTTTTTGTGATTACGTTTATTATTAACTTCATAGCAGACTCGTTTCTTAACAGGACAAAAAAGTAATGAATCCAAAAATAGCTCAAAAAATAGCGTTTTCTCTCCTCTTTATTGTGACGCTTATTATAATTTTGCCTGTGCTTATGATAGTTTTCATTATCATTAAAGAAGGCGCTTCGGCAATCACCTGGGAGTTCCTGTTTACGGCACCGAGAGACGGGATGAGAGCCGGTGGAATATTCCCCGCCATTGTAGGTACCCTGAGTATCGTTCTTTGCGCAGTAGCGATAACCCTTCCGATGGGTGTGATGGCCGCAATTTATCTGAATGAATATGCGAAAGACAATCTCTTAACAAGGATTATAAAGCTGTCCATAGTGAATCTTGCCGGAGTTCCTTCCGTTGTTTACGGTCTCTTCGGTCTGGCTGTTTTTGTCATGTTCTTAAAGATGGGAGTATCCATAATTGCGGGAGCTCTTACCCTGTCGATAATGGAACTTCCGGTAATAATAACAACTTCAAGGAATGCCTTAAATTCTGTTCCGCAGTCTTTCAGAGAAGCTTCACTTTCTCTCGGTGTTTCTAAGTGGCAGACGATCCGTCATGTGGTTCTTCCGAATGCTTTACCCGGAATAATGACCGGTGCGATTCTTTCTATCGCCAGGATCTCCGGTGAAACCGCCCCGATACTTTT includes:
- a CDS encoding glycogen phosphorylase; this translates as MGTSFLYNRQYTLAKDRYTATEYDNFKSLAMAIRDRLVEKWLATQEEYHNKNTKRVYYLSMEFLIGRLLSNYMINLDLDKITKEALGKLSLNFEELEEQETDAGLGNGGLGRLAACFLDSMATLAIPAHGYGIRYDYGIFKQKIINGNQVEYPDEWLKRDNQWEFARPENCVTIKFYGKSLMSQNNAKLAAKWGDTEDVLAMPYDILIPGYKNDKVNTLRLWAGKSTEDFNFNHFNYGDYERAVYNKVTSENISKVLYPNDDFFRGRELRLKQEYFLTAASISDILRRYKKENKDITQLGDLIAIQLNDTHPALAIAELMRILVDEELVNWEKALEIVRKVFAYTNHTVMPEAIEKWSVDLFGKLLPRHLQIIYEINADFLAEVRKKYPCDEGKAARMSLIEESNPDLVRMAFLCIVCSHKVNGVSELHSELLKSYVFKEFYEMFPEKFTNMTNGITQRRWLLEANPRLCKLITEAIGNKWTTNLYELEKLLPKREDPAFRQRWQIIKRENKVDLSNYIMKHNNIIIDPDSIFDVQVKRIHEYKRQTMLCFFIISQYLKIKRQPDHSFIPRTFIFGGKAAPGYAMAKLTIKFINSMADVINNDKDIKDKIKVVFLEDYRVSLAQKIFPASDLSEQISTAGTEASGTGCMKFMMNGALTIATWDGANIEIAKEVGKENIFIFGKSVEDIEKIRKQGYDIGEFVRCSSGLTEVFNLLRNNHFSLQEFGIFDPLINSILNNDRFYICADFDQYEKAQEAVSTLYTDRENWAKMSITNVAKSGKFSSDRTIKEYAKEIWKVGYEEKIPKDLS
- a CDS encoding DNA-binding response regulator; the encoded protein is MAKEKILIVDDEKDIVELVKYHVEKSGYKALTAGSGGEALDIAAKQQPALIVLDIMLPGFDGYEVCRILKRNENTKNIPIIMLTAKAAEEDTVTGLKAGADDYLSKPFSPKILMARIDAVLRRSKQSESSADVLTECGISINLTGYEATLDGKLIPLTKIEFSLLSFLMKNKGKVYNREQIISGAWSYETAIVDRAVDVHIRHLREKFGKSGKLIKTVHGVGYKFSS
- a CDS encoding phosphate ABC transporter permease subunit PstC, translating into MISRKITDSIIEKLIFASGIAAIILVSLIFFFLLREGLGFFAQYSIKDFLSGHYWYPTSKPAGFGILSLIMGSVFVTLGAAVIAVPVGVMAAFYISEVAPVSVRDILKSGIELLAAIPSVVIGFIGMVTLVPFVRVMFDIPTGLSAFSGSLMLAFMAMPTIVSISEDAIRSVPWTYKEAALSLGATKWQTMYRIVLPAAAPGILAAVMLGIGRVIGETMAVMMITGNAAAIPESIFDPVRTMTATIAAEMGETVKGSMHYKGLFAIGLVLFVITFIINFIADSFLNRTKK
- a CDS encoding phosphate ABC transporter, permease protein PstA, with product MNPKIAQKIAFSLLFIVTLIIILPVLMIVFIIIKEGASAITWEFLFTAPRDGMRAGGIFPAIVGTLSIVLCAVAITLPMGVMAAIYLNEYAKDNLLTRIIKLSIVNLAGVPSVVYGLFGLAVFVMFLKMGVSIIAGALTLSIMELPVIITTSRNALNSVPQSFREASLSLGVSKWQTIRHVVLPNALPGIMTGAILSIARISGETAPILFTAAAFYVPHLPRSVFDQVMALPYHLYIISTQIPNMPSNITYGTALVLLVLVLAMSISAISMRIYFRKKKKW